One genomic region from Sphingobacterium sp. UGAL515B_05 encodes:
- a CDS encoding GNAT family protein, translating into MEIKTERLKLRSVEKIDVENIHSLLMYPESALFNPSGFPDGIAHTAQMVEAWSAQINESDVRKDYTFYIETLEGKEFIGLINISVVKLRYRNAEVWFKLVPTMWNKGYATEALNRILTFGFKELNFHRIEGGCAVENIASAKVMEKVGMVKEARRRKILPLKDGWSDNYEFAILEEEYPL; encoded by the coding sequence ATGGAAATTAAAACAGAACGGCTCAAGCTCAGATCCGTAGAGAAAATAGATGTGGAAAATATCCATTCCCTATTAATGTACCCTGAATCTGCATTGTTTAATCCGAGTGGATTTCCGGATGGAATAGCCCATACGGCGCAAATGGTGGAAGCTTGGTCAGCGCAAATCAATGAATCCGATGTCCGAAAGGATTATACCTTTTATATAGAAACTCTAGAAGGAAAGGAATTTATTGGTCTAATTAATATCAGCGTTGTCAAGCTACGCTATCGAAATGCAGAAGTATGGTTTAAGCTTGTTCCGACAATGTGGAATAAGGGCTATGCAACAGAGGCATTGAACCGAATCTTGACATTTGGTTTCAAGGAACTTAATTTTCATAGAATTGAGGGCGGCTGTGCTGTTGAAAATATCGCTTCCGCGAAAGTAATGGAGAAAGTCGGCATGGTCAAAGAGGCCCGCAGACGGAAAATTTTGCCTTTAAAAGATGGTTGGAGCGACAATTATGAATTTGCTATTCTCGAGGAGGAATACCCGCTTTAA
- a CDS encoding amino acid permease yields the protein MEKQNNKEELKRGLQNRHIQLIALGGAIGTGLFLGIGKAATLAGPAVILGYAFAGIIAFFIMRQLGEMVVEEPVSGSFSYFANKYWGSFAGYASGWNYWVLYILVSMAELTAIGVYVQFWWPEIPLWASSLFFFFAINALNLASVKIYGETEFWFSIIKVIAIIAMIVFGVYLLASGTGGEQASLSNLTSHGGFFSKGWFNETSDGNFEGLLSAMALIMFSFGGLELVGITAAEAEHPEKNIPKATNQVIYRILIFYVGALIILFSLTPWTNITADTSPFVLVFDKLNGFEFTIFGKTFYFTKIIANALNLIVLTAALSVYNSSVYSNSRMLYGLAEQGNAPRFLSKLNKNHAPINAILVSALFAAICVFINYVAPKNALEILMSLVVSSLIINWVMISITHLYFRKNKLDAHLQTKFPSFLYPLSNYICLIFLIAVLGIMWITGMKLPVELIPAWLILSYVSYVLIKRKKS from the coding sequence ATGGAGAAACAGAACAATAAGGAAGAATTAAAAAGAGGACTTCAAAATAGACATATTCAATTAATTGCCCTGGGTGGTGCAATTGGCACAGGCTTATTTCTGGGTATTGGGAAGGCTGCCACACTAGCTGGGCCGGCAGTTATACTCGGCTATGCTTTCGCTGGAATTATTGCTTTTTTTATTATGCGCCAATTGGGCGAGATGGTCGTTGAGGAACCTGTTTCAGGAAGTTTTAGCTACTTCGCCAACAAATATTGGGGTTCTTTTGCAGGTTATGCTTCGGGCTGGAACTATTGGGTCCTGTATATCTTGGTGAGCATGGCCGAACTCACAGCAATAGGCGTTTATGTGCAGTTCTGGTGGCCTGAAATACCCCTATGGGCATCAAGTTTATTTTTCTTCTTTGCTATCAACGCCCTTAATCTTGCCTCTGTCAAAATTTATGGCGAGACGGAATTTTGGTTTTCCATTATTAAGGTTATTGCGATCATCGCAATGATTGTTTTTGGTGTATACTTACTGGCAAGCGGTACTGGAGGTGAGCAGGCAAGTCTCAGCAACCTGACTTCACATGGTGGTTTTTTCTCAAAAGGCTGGTTTAACGAAACATCGGATGGCAATTTTGAAGGTCTCCTTTCGGCCATGGCATTGATTATGTTTTCTTTCGGTGGCCTAGAGTTGGTTGGTATTACTGCTGCAGAAGCCGAACATCCCGAAAAGAACATCCCCAAAGCGACCAACCAGGTAATCTATCGGATCTTGATCTTTTATGTAGGTGCACTCATTATTCTTTTCTCTTTGACGCCGTGGACGAATATCACCGCCGATACAAGTCCCTTTGTACTGGTATTTGATAAACTTAATGGATTTGAATTTACCATCTTTGGAAAGACTTTCTATTTCACAAAAATTATTGCAAATGCGCTAAATCTCATTGTCCTAACCGCCGCATTATCGGTATATAATAGCAGTGTGTACAGCAATAGCAGAATGCTATATGGACTGGCAGAACAGGGGAATGCCCCTCGTTTTCTTTCGAAACTCAACAAGAATCATGCGCCTATTAACGCAATTTTGGTCTCGGCACTGTTCGCTGCGATCTGTGTATTTATCAACTATGTTGCGCCGAAAAATGCCTTGGAGATCTTGATGTCGCTTGTGGTATCTTCACTGATTATAAACTGGGTGATGATTTCCATTACACACTTGTATTTCAGAAAGAATAAACTCGATGCCCACTTACAGACCAAGTTTCCATCCTTTCTATATCCCCTAAGTAACTATATCTGTCTGATCTTTTTGATCGCTGTACTTGGCATTATGTGGATAACGGGAATGAAACTTCCGGTAGAATTGATCCCCGCTTGGCTTATATTAAGCTATGTGAGTTATGTTTTGATCAAAAGAAAGAAATCTTAG
- a CDS encoding FeoB-associated Cys-rich membrane protein, with protein sequence MDNLTVQYLIVGILVLAAVWYVVKNVRKSLKGKSSCSKGCGCDCSIEKTQKTN encoded by the coding sequence ATGGATAATTTAACAGTACAATATCTCATCGTAGGAATTCTCGTTTTGGCGGCTGTATGGTATGTCGTTAAAAATGTCCGAAAATCATTAAAGGGCAAGTCAAGCTGCTCAAAAGGCTGTGGATGCGACTGCAGCATAGAAAAAACACAAAAAACAAATTAA
- the feoB gene encoding ferrous iron transport protein B, with protein MNNPIIALLGNPNVGKTSLFNRITKLNQKVGNYPGITVEKREGQVKANNKVYRIIDLPGTYTLFPSSLDEEVVFNTLVNKESSFRPNLVVVVAEPTNLKRSIILYQQARELGLPAIFVINMIDEAKEKGITIDVQKLEHLLNTKVYETNARTGQGIDQLIKNFDAVPPMYISKFSLPTEADAALEETKRLFPLDTEYHTWQYLAKGEVSFLSKEKNQAIQQIREKYQLRAEKLQKDEAILRSKSLDSSLAEIYVKDESSNKNKTNTIDSILLHPIFGYVIFFGILFLIFQAIYTWSGPAMDFIDGLFGDLAAYTQTALPAGPLTDLLSNGIIKGIGGIVIFIPQIVILYIFISIMEETGYMSRVVFLMDRWLRPFGLNGKSVIPLISGVACAVPAVMSARNIENSKERLVTILVTPFMTCSARLPIYIVLIGLVIPDTKLGGFQIQGIVLFVMYLLGIFAALLSAIILTKVIKSKHKSFLIFELPTYKTPDWKNVALNVWEKASSFVFGAGKIILAISVILWALGSFGPNDKFSQAEEYVTKNNPNLSEADLEHEVSSYRLEHSFLGYLGMAIEPVVEPLGYDWKMGIGLISSFAAREVFVGTMATVYSLGDEVDIEDEASKTTVLGKMKSEINRNTGLPAYNLASGVSLLLFYAFAMQCMSTIAAVKRETGSWKWTLIQLGFMTGLAYFSALIAYQLLK; from the coding sequence ATGAATAACCCGATTATTGCACTTTTGGGTAATCCAAATGTGGGTAAAACATCTCTATTTAACCGGATTACAAAATTAAATCAGAAAGTAGGAAATTATCCCGGTATTACGGTCGAAAAACGTGAGGGGCAAGTTAAAGCCAACAACAAAGTTTATCGTATTATTGACTTACCGGGTACATATACCCTGTTCCCAAGTTCATTGGACGAAGAAGTTGTTTTCAATACTTTAGTCAATAAAGAAAGTAGTTTCAGACCAAACCTCGTCGTTGTCGTCGCCGAACCAACGAACCTAAAACGGTCTATTATTCTTTATCAACAAGCCCGGGAACTCGGTCTGCCGGCCATCTTTGTCATCAATATGATTGATGAAGCCAAAGAAAAAGGAATTACAATCGATGTTCAGAAACTTGAGCACCTATTAAATACAAAAGTATACGAAACCAATGCGCGTACGGGGCAAGGTATCGATCAGCTGATCAAAAACTTTGATGCTGTTCCGCCCATGTATATCAGCAAATTCAGTTTACCAACGGAAGCTGATGCAGCATTAGAGGAAACCAAACGTCTTTTCCCATTAGATACGGAATACCATACCTGGCAATACCTGGCCAAAGGCGAAGTATCTTTTTTATCGAAGGAAAAAAATCAGGCTATTCAGCAAATCCGTGAAAAATATCAATTGCGGGCCGAAAAGCTGCAAAAAGACGAAGCCATACTGCGTAGTAAATCCTTAGATAGCAGCCTTGCTGAAATCTATGTAAAGGATGAATCCTCGAATAAAAACAAAACCAATACGATCGATAGCATCCTGCTTCACCCAATCTTTGGTTATGTTATCTTCTTTGGCATCCTCTTTTTAATCTTCCAGGCAATTTATACCTGGTCTGGACCAGCCATGGATTTTATCGATGGTTTATTTGGTGATCTTGCAGCCTATACACAAACAGCACTTCCTGCAGGACCTCTGACCGATTTGCTCAGCAATGGTATTATCAAAGGTATTGGCGGGATTGTAATCTTCATTCCACAGATTGTTATTTTATACATCTTTATCTCGATCATGGAAGAAACGGGCTATATGAGCCGTGTTGTTTTCCTGATGGACCGCTGGCTTCGTCCCTTTGGTCTGAATGGAAAATCAGTGATTCCATTGATTTCGGGCGTAGCCTGTGCTGTTCCTGCGGTCATGTCTGCACGTAACATCGAAAATAGCAAAGAAAGACTGGTCACTATTCTGGTAACGCCTTTTATGACCTGCTCGGCACGACTCCCTATTTATATCGTTCTGATCGGACTGGTGATACCGGACACGAAATTAGGAGGCTTTCAAATACAAGGTATTGTATTGTTTGTGATGTACCTGCTTGGCATATTCGCAGCTTTGCTATCCGCGATTATCCTGACCAAAGTCATCAAATCAAAACACAAATCATTTCTCATCTTTGAACTCCCCACCTATAAGACTCCGGATTGGAAAAATGTAGCCTTAAATGTTTGGGAAAAAGCATCAAGCTTTGTCTTCGGCGCAGGTAAAATTATTTTAGCCATTTCCGTTATACTCTGGGCATTAGGCAGTTTTGGTCCAAACGACAAATTTAGCCAAGCAGAAGAATATGTAACAAAAAATAACCCCAACCTGTCCGAAGCAGATTTGGAGCATGAAGTTTCATCTTATCGGCTGGAGCACTCCTTCCTTGGTTATCTTGGCATGGCTATTGAACCTGTTGTTGAACCATTAGGCTATGACTGGAAGATGGGCATAGGTCTCATTTCTTCCTTTGCTGCCCGTGAAGTATTTGTGGGCACAATGGCCACCGTGTATAGCCTTGGTGACGAAGTGGATATCGAAGATGAAGCATCTAAAACAACGGTATTGGGCAAAATGAAAAGCGAAATTAACCGGAATACCGGTTTGCCGGCTTACAATTTAGCTTCCGGTGTATCCTTATTACTGTTCTATGCTTTTGCTATGCAATGTATGAGTACAATTGCCGCAGTAAAAAGGGAAACAGGTTCGTGGAAATGGACTTTAATACAGCTTGGTTTTATGACAGGTTTGGCCTATTTCAGTGCCTTAATTGCTTATCAACTTTTAAAATAA